In Leptotrichia sp. OH3620_COT-345, a genomic segment contains:
- a CDS encoding NUDIX hydrolase has product MEMIRPRVRVAGVLIENEKILLIEHSKNEKKYWLVPGGGVDWGESTAESLIREYKEETNLDIEVQSFLFLSETLAPDKKKHVINLYFKIKRKSCSEENMKLGNEEMLTDLRFFTKDEIMDIKLYPNIKDQLVQLLNKEKIVPYLGLLWDK; this is encoded by the coding sequence ATGGAAATGATTAGGCCGAGAGTCAGAGTAGCAGGGGTTTTAATAGAAAATGAGAAGATACTTTTAATAGAACATTCCAAAAATGAAAAAAAATATTGGCTTGTGCCTGGAGGGGGAGTGGATTGGGGAGAAAGTACAGCAGAATCCTTAATAAGGGAGTACAAAGAGGAAACAAATCTTGATATAGAAGTACAAAGTTTTCTTTTTCTGTCTGAAACTTTAGCTCCTGATAAGAAAAAGCATGTGATAAATCTATACTTTAAAATAAAAAGAAAAAGCTGTTCAGAAGAGAATATGAAATTGGGAAATGAAGAAATGCTCACAGACCTTAGATTTTTCACGAAAGATGAAATAATGGATATAAAGTTATATCCCAATATAAAGGATCAGCTCGTACAATTATTAAATAAAGAAAAAATAGTCCCGTATTTAGGTTTGTTGTGGGATAAATAG
- the fmt gene encoding methionyl-tRNA formyltransferase, which produces MKTIFMGTPEFAIPSLETVYKNTDLKLIFTKEDKPNARGNKIVYSPVKQFGLDKDIEILQPKKLKDAEIIEKIKEINPDLIVVVAYGKIIPKEIIDIPKYGIINVHSSLLPKYRGASPIHSAILNGDTETGVSIMYIEEELDAGDVILKEYCDIKENDTLGTLHNKLKELGAMGLEKTLKMIADGSVKAEKQNDSEATFVKPISKKQAKIDWTDTRENIYNKIRGLNPFPGAYTFSEKNQNIKVYKGEKIDKIYEGEFGEIVEIINKKGPVVKVRNGGIILLELKFEGKKIQTGTDIINGRKLIIGDKLI; this is translated from the coding sequence GTGAAGACAATATTTATGGGAACACCTGAATTTGCAATTCCGAGTTTGGAAACAGTTTATAAAAATACAGACTTGAAACTGATTTTTACTAAGGAAGATAAACCTAATGCAAGAGGAAATAAAATAGTGTATTCTCCTGTGAAACAGTTCGGCCTGGACAAAGATATAGAAATATTACAGCCTAAAAAACTTAAAGATGCGGAAATTATAGAAAAAATAAAAGAAATAAATCCTGATTTAATAGTAGTTGTAGCTTATGGGAAAATTATACCGAAAGAAATTATAGATATTCCGAAATATGGGATTATAAATGTTCATTCTTCTCTTTTACCTAAATATAGAGGTGCTTCACCTATTCATTCGGCAATATTGAATGGAGATACTGAAACAGGTGTGAGTATAATGTACATAGAAGAAGAGCTTGATGCGGGAGATGTTATACTTAAAGAATACTGTGATATAAAAGAAAATGATACTTTAGGTACATTACATAATAAGCTCAAAGAATTGGGAGCTATGGGTCTGGAGAAAACTTTGAAAATGATTGCTGATGGAAGTGTAAAGGCTGAAAAGCAGAATGATTCCGAAGCCACTTTTGTAAAACCTATTTCAAAGAAGCAGGCAAAAATTGATTGGACAGATACAAGAGAAAATATATATAATAAAATAAGAGGTTTAAATCCTTTTCCCGGAGCTTATACATTCAGTGAAAAAAATCAAAATATAAAAGTGTATAAAGGAGAAAAGATTGATAAAATTTATGAAGGTGAATTTGGAGAGATTGTAGAAATAATTAATAAAAAAGGTCCTGTAGTAAAAGTTCGGAATGGAGGTATAATATTGTTAGAATTAAAATTTGAAGGAAAGAAAATTCAGACAGGAACTGATATTATAAATGGACGGAAACTAATAATCGGAGATAAATTAATATAA
- a CDS encoding adenine phosphoribosyltransferase, translated as MTVNEKKEVQDLIRSIPDFPEKGIIFRDITTALKDKKGLHLIIKDFTDRYIDKGIDYVLGADARGFIFGAAIAYNIGAGFVPARKVGKLPAETEKVEYELEYGKNSIEIHKDAFEKGAKVLIVDDLLATGGTAAAMVQLVEKLKAEVYELAFLIELAELKGRDVLSGHNVYSQLKY; from the coding sequence ATGACAGTTAACGAAAAAAAAGAAGTGCAGGATCTCATAAGATCTATTCCGGATTTTCCTGAAAAGGGAATTATATTTAGGGATATTACCACAGCATTAAAAGATAAAAAAGGACTTCATCTTATAATAAAAGATTTTACAGACAGATATATAGATAAAGGAATTGATTATGTTTTAGGAGCTGATGCAAGAGGATTTATTTTCGGTGCAGCTATCGCTTACAATATAGGTGCAGGATTTGTTCCTGCGAGAAAAGTCGGGAAATTACCTGCAGAAACTGAAAAAGTGGAATATGAGCTTGAATACGGGAAAAACAGTATAGAAATACATAAAGATGCCTTTGAAAAAGGAGCTAAAGTACTTATTGTAGATGATCTTCTGGCAACAGGAGGAACAGCTGCGGCAATGGTTCAGTTAGTTGAAAAGCTTAAGGCGGAAGTTTATGAACTGGCTTTTCTTATTGAGCTGGCAGAATTAAAAGGAAGAGATGTTTTATCAGGTCACAATGTCTATTCTCAATTAAAATACTAA
- the ylxM gene encoding YlxM family DNA-binding protein, with translation MDKLEDFLKYSILFSYYRELFSKKQKQYLELYLEENGSLSEIAEEYGITRQAVFDNIKRGFKQLDEYEEKLKIFEKEKELKKKLENLKNNFSRENLEKIIEDFDYNEVL, from the coding sequence ATGGATAAACTGGAAGATTTTTTAAAATATTCCATACTGTTTTCGTATTACAGGGAGTTGTTCTCGAAAAAGCAGAAACAGTATTTGGAATTATATCTTGAGGAAAATGGTTCTTTAAGTGAAATTGCGGAAGAATATGGAATTACGAGACAAGCTGTCTTCGATAATATAAAAAGAGGTTTTAAGCAGCTTGATGAATATGAGGAAAAGCTGAAAATATTTGAAAAAGAAAAAGAGTTGAAAAAAAAACTGGAAAATTTAAAAAACAATTTTTCAAGAGAAAATTTGGAAAAGATAATAGAAGATTTTGATTATAATGAGGTGCTTTAA
- a CDS encoding hemolysin family protein, with product MEEQRIWIKIVLLSVLLFLSAFFSAAEAALTSLKRIHIGDIKGKNSKEGILLKLWLKNPNELLTTLLFGKTVVYILFIMLSMMLSENCYELFFRHINKSFYIFGVFIITTAVMLIAAEITPRVFAKNNVSKMSKTLIVPLNTVRIILRPAILFFLEVAKFIIKLFGIKVQDQMFEITEEDIKTFVKEGTEVGVIEEGEEEMIHSIFEFSDTTVKEILTPRTMVFALDMERTLGDVWDEVVEQGFSRIPVYNETIDKIVGIVHMKDLIKYDRKQNSDLKIGELMKEAYFVPTTKTLVELLEEFKRKQSHMAIIIDEYGGTLGIVTIEDLLEEIVGEIRDEFDQEEESIQQIREKIFDIKGDTIIEELNDELEINIPLSEEYDTVSGYVQDELGKVAELGDQVKGNGFILKVMEVDNKRIEKIRVVITEKTNEGDIDNGND from the coding sequence TTGGAAGAACAGAGGATTTGGATAAAAATAGTTTTATTATCGGTATTATTATTTTTATCGGCTTTTTTTTCAGCAGCGGAAGCTGCACTAACATCACTTAAAAGAATTCATATAGGAGATATAAAAGGGAAAAATTCCAAAGAAGGAATACTTCTTAAATTATGGCTCAAAAATCCCAATGAACTTTTGACGACACTTTTATTCGGGAAAACTGTAGTATATATCCTTTTTATAATGCTGTCGATGATGTTATCTGAAAATTGTTATGAACTTTTTTTCAGACATATTAATAAATCATTTTATATATTTGGGGTATTTATTATTACTACTGCCGTTATGCTTATAGCTGCCGAAATTACACCGAGAGTGTTTGCAAAAAATAATGTATCTAAAATGTCGAAAACTTTAATAGTGCCTCTAAATACAGTAAGAATTATTTTAAGACCCGCAATTTTATTTTTTCTTGAAGTGGCAAAATTTATAATAAAACTATTTGGGATAAAAGTACAGGATCAGATGTTTGAAATCACGGAGGAAGATATAAAAACATTTGTTAAAGAAGGAACTGAAGTAGGAGTAATTGAAGAAGGTGAAGAAGAAATGATTCACAGTATATTCGAATTTTCAGATACTACGGTTAAGGAAATTCTTACACCCAGAACAATGGTTTTTGCCCTTGATATGGAGAGAACTCTCGGAGATGTCTGGGATGAAGTTGTCGAACAAGGATTTTCAAGAATTCCCGTATATAATGAAACTATAGATAAAATAGTTGGAATAGTACATATGAAGGATTTGATAAAATATGACAGAAAACAGAATTCCGACTTGAAAATCGGGGAATTAATGAAGGAAGCCTATTTTGTCCCGACGACAAAAACACTTGTGGAACTTCTTGAAGAATTTAAGAGAAAACAGTCACATATGGCAATAATAATTGATGAATATGGAGGAACTCTGGGAATTGTAACTATAGAAGATCTTCTTGAAGAAATTGTAGGAGAAATAAGAGATGAATTTGATCAGGAAGAAGAAAGCATACAGCAGATTAGGGAAAAAATATTTGATATAAAGGGAGATACGATTATAGAAGAGTTAAATGACGAGTTAGAAATAAATATACCCCTTTCTGAAGAATACGATACTGTTTCAGGATATGTTCAGGATGAACTTGGAAAAGTTGCAGAGCTGGGAGATCAAGTAAAAGGTAATGGATTTATCTTGAAAGTAATGGAAGTGGATAATAAGAGAATAGAAAAAATAAGAGTGGTAATTACTGAAAAAACTAATGAAGGGGATATCGATAATGGAAATGATTAG
- a CDS encoding redox-sensing transcriptional repressor Rex — protein sequence MKLKKSDISDRVVQRLTEYLSILKEVRKYEDGINSIELSKIMDTTSAQVRKDLSTFGEFGVRGKGYDIEKLIEIIEDILGINKVNNVIIVGHGKMGEMITSNSKVLGKGFKIVGVFDKDKKKIGTNIPDLKMEVKDVEVVGEFIKSSSENLETAILAVVKEQAQIAAEKLIKDGIKAILNMTTYKLELPKNIVVVDIDISARLQELNFWRLNIGSKED from the coding sequence ATGAAGTTGAAAAAAAGCGATATATCCGATCGAGTTGTTCAAAGACTCACTGAATACTTATCAATTTTAAAAGAAGTTCGGAAATATGAAGACGGAATAAATTCCATAGAACTTTCAAAAATTATGGATACTACATCGGCACAAGTCAGAAAAGATTTATCAACATTTGGAGAATTTGGAGTAAGGGGAAAAGGTTATGATATAGAAAAATTAATTGAAATTATTGAAGATATTTTAGGAATAAACAAAGTAAACAATGTTATTATAGTAGGGCATGGGAAAATGGGTGAAATGATAACATCAAACAGTAAGGTTTTAGGAAAAGGATTTAAAATCGTAGGAGTTTTTGATAAAGATAAGAAAAAAATAGGAACTAACATTCCTGATTTAAAAATGGAAGTGAAAGATGTGGAAGTTGTGGGTGAATTTATAAAAAGCTCTTCTGAAAATCTTGAGACAGCCATATTGGCAGTTGTAAAGGAGCAGGCACAGATTGCAGCGGAAAAGCTTATAAAAGACGGAATAAAGGCAATACTCAATATGACGACGTATAAACTGGAACTTCCTAAAAATATAGTAGTTGTAGATATTGATATTTCAGCAAGACTGCAAGAATTGAATTTTTGGAGATTGAATATCGGCAGTAAGGAGGATTAG
- a CDS encoding bifunctional 5,10-methylenetetrahydrofolate dehydrogenase/5,10-methenyltetrahydrofolate cyclohydrolase → MIKIDGKGVSQKILAYIRKEHDILKEKYGRSAGLGVIIVGDNPASKVYVNNKIKACENVGFYSETISLGGNITEKDLIKEIERLNKNNKIDGILVQLPLPNHINELKITETIFPEKDVDGFHPLNIGKMVIGDNTGFLPCTPYGIIQLFEEYGIDPAGKDTVIIGRSNIVGKPAALMLIQRGATVQVCNTKTKNINEKLKNADIIISAAGVPNLIKGTDVKEGAVVIDVGINRVKGKLCGDVNYEEASEKVGYITPVPGGVGPMTIAGLIKNTFKSYINKVEK, encoded by the coding sequence TTGATAAAAATAGATGGAAAAGGTGTCTCTCAGAAAATTTTAGCATATATAAGAAAAGAGCATGACATATTAAAAGAAAAATATGGAAGATCTGCAGGGTTAGGAGTAATAATAGTAGGAGATAATCCTGCATCTAAAGTTTATGTGAATAATAAAATAAAAGCATGTGAAAATGTAGGTTTTTATTCTGAAACGATAAGTCTCGGAGGAAATATAACCGAGAAAGATTTAATAAAAGAAATTGAAAGATTAAATAAAAATAATAAAATAGATGGAATATTGGTTCAATTACCTTTGCCTAATCATATAAACGAACTTAAAATAACCGAAACTATTTTTCCTGAGAAAGATGTAGACGGTTTTCATCCTTTAAATATAGGGAAAATGGTAATAGGAGATAATACGGGATTTTTGCCGTGCACACCTTATGGAATTATACAACTTTTTGAAGAATACGGAATAGATCCTGCGGGAAAAGATACCGTAATAATAGGTAGAAGCAATATAGTAGGAAAACCTGCGGCTCTTATGCTTATACAAAGAGGAGCAACTGTGCAGGTGTGCAATACAAAAACTAAAAATATAAATGAAAAGTTAAAAAATGCAGATATTATAATATCTGCAGCAGGAGTTCCAAATTTGATAAAGGGAACTGATGTAAAAGAAGGGGCAGTCGTAATTGATGTAGGAATAAATAGAGTAAAAGGTAAATTGTGTGGAGATGTAAACTATGAAGAAGCGTCTGAAAAAGTAGGATATATTACTCCCGTGCCGGGTGGAGTAGGTCCTATGACAATAGCAGGGCTAATAAAAAATACATTCAAGTCATACATTAATAAAGTTGAAAAATAG
- the def gene encoding peptide deformylase, producing the protein MKIVLYEHPTLRTKSENVEKIDDELKKTLDEMVETMRKANGVGLAANQVNIPKRFFVLEVENIVKKIINPEILEKSVETVEYEEGCLSIPGVYKKVSRPSEIKVKYLNENSEEVIENLSEMWARAFQHELDHLDGVLFIDRISVLNKRLILKKLELMKKEFAKGKKYRED; encoded by the coding sequence ATGAAAATAGTTTTGTATGAACACCCGACTCTCAGAACGAAATCTGAAAATGTGGAAAAAATAGATGACGAGCTGAAAAAAACATTGGATGAAATGGTGGAAACAATGAGAAAAGCCAATGGAGTAGGTCTTGCAGCAAATCAGGTAAACATACCTAAAAGATTTTTTGTACTTGAAGTCGAAAATATTGTAAAAAAAATAATAAATCCCGAAATACTTGAAAAAAGTGTTGAAACGGTAGAATACGAAGAGGGATGTCTCAGTATACCGGGAGTTTATAAAAAGGTGAGCAGACCGTCAGAAATAAAAGTAAAATACTTGAATGAAAACAGTGAAGAAGTAATTGAAAATTTAAGTGAAATGTGGGCAAGAGCTTTTCAGCATGAACTTGACCATCTTGACGGAGTGTTATTTATAGACAGAATTTCAGTTCTGAATAAAAGACTTATTTTAAAAAAGCTGGAATTAATGAAAAAAGAATTTGCAAAAGGGAAAAAATATAGAGAAGATTAG
- a CDS encoding bifunctional (p)ppGpp synthetase/guanosine-3',5'-bis(diphosphate) 3'-pyrophosphohydrolase, translated as MEERKLLQRLINKIKENNLDIDIEKIVEAYTLAAESHVGQKRRSGEDYILHPVEVAEILVDMKMDTDTVIAGILHDVVEDTLITLPDIEYSFGKDVSRLVDGVTKLRNLPKTDSKKIENIRKMVVAMSEDIRVVIIKLADRLHNMRTLKYMSSEKQEIKSKETLEIYAPIAHRIGMAKIKWELEDISFRYLYPKDYKEISDLVNSKREEREEYTSDIIRKIDRELKRHHVKSEVTGRPKHLYSIYRKMYEKEKKFADLNDLIAIRIIVDKEEECYNVLGIIHNLFVPVSGRFKDYIAVPKSNGYQSIHTTVKGPKDQNVEIQIRTFEMHRIAEEGVAAHWKYKEKKSKSKNEEYYAAVKKMIETNSENPEKFARTITGSLLNQTIFIFTPKGDVMELANDSTALDFAFQVHTQIGYRTIGAKVNDRIVQLDHLLENGDKVEILTSRNTKGPGKDWINMVNNHSSKVKIRKWFKDKEFEEKTKEGEQLLEREFEKLGIKLKDLEEDERVFLYMKKFNISTMDLLFYKFAVGDLSLDGFLNKFEVKEEKDIKQVLEEETEKGNRRKEKSHGGVRISGTENTMYRFAKCCSPLPGDEIRGYVTRGRGIAIHRSDCENFHTLMEHEPDREIEVFWDEEEVNSSIAKYQFNFTVKAVDRNGMLLDIIRILNEYKMELINVNTNYVKENGNRYVLLHFGIMIRKREDFERLANNLISMKDVVDILRK; from the coding sequence ATGGAAGAAAGAAAATTATTGCAGAGACTTATTAATAAAATAAAAGAAAATAATCTTGATATTGATATAGAGAAAATAGTGGAAGCATATACTCTTGCCGCTGAATCTCATGTGGGACAGAAAAGAAGGAGCGGAGAGGATTATATTTTGCATCCTGTGGAAGTAGCGGAAATACTTGTGGATATGAAAATGGACACGGATACGGTCATTGCAGGAATTTTACACGATGTAGTTGAGGATACGCTTATTACTTTACCTGATATAGAATATTCGTTCGGAAAAGATGTAAGCAGACTTGTGGATGGGGTCACAAAACTCAGAAATCTTCCGAAAACAGACAGTAAAAAAATTGAAAATATTAGAAAAATGGTTGTGGCGATGTCTGAAGATATAAGAGTCGTAATTATAAAATTGGCAGACAGGCTTCATAATATGAGGACTTTGAAATATATGTCATCTGAAAAGCAGGAAATAAAGTCCAAAGAAACTTTGGAAATATATGCTCCTATTGCTCATAGAATAGGGATGGCAAAAATAAAGTGGGAATTGGAAGATATAAGTTTCAGATATCTTTATCCTAAAGACTATAAAGAAATAAGTGACCTTGTAAATTCAAAAAGAGAAGAAAGGGAAGAATATACTTCGGATATCATAAGGAAAATTGATAGAGAACTGAAAAGACATCATGTTAAATCCGAAGTAACAGGAAGACCGAAACATTTATACAGTATTTACAGGAAAATGTATGAAAAGGAAAAAAAATTTGCAGATTTGAATGACCTGATTGCAATAAGAATAATAGTGGACAAAGAAGAAGAGTGTTATAATGTTCTCGGAATAATTCATAATCTTTTCGTGCCTGTTTCGGGAAGATTCAAAGATTATATAGCGGTACCTAAATCAAACGGTTATCAGTCCATACACACAACAGTAAAAGGTCCTAAAGATCAAAACGTGGAGATACAGATAAGAACATTTGAGATGCATAGAATTGCCGAAGAAGGAGTTGCCGCCCACTGGAAATACAAAGAAAAAAAGTCTAAATCTAAAAATGAAGAGTACTATGCGGCAGTGAAAAAAATGATAGAAACAAATTCCGAAAATCCTGAAAAATTTGCTCGTACAATAACAGGAAGCCTTTTAAATCAGACAATATTCATCTTCACTCCCAAAGGGGATGTAATGGAGTTGGCAAATGATTCTACGGCTCTTGATTTTGCTTTTCAGGTGCATACTCAGATAGGTTACAGAACTATAGGAGCAAAAGTCAATGACAGGATAGTCCAACTTGATCATCTTCTTGAAAACGGTGATAAAGTCGAAATCCTTACATCAAGAAATACAAAGGGACCCGGAAAAGACTGGATAAATATGGTAAATAATCACAGTTCCAAAGTCAAGATAAGAAAATGGTTCAAGGATAAGGAATTTGAAGAAAAAACAAAAGAAGGAGAACAGCTTCTTGAGCGTGAATTTGAAAAACTCGGTATAAAATTGAAAGATTTGGAAGAGGATGAAAGAGTCTTCCTTTATATGAAAAAATTTAATATATCTACAATGGATCTGCTTTTTTATAAATTTGCAGTAGGGGATTTGTCTCTTGACGGTTTTTTAAATAAATTTGAAGTGAAAGAAGAAAAGGATATTAAACAAGTCCTTGAAGAAGAAACTGAAAAAGGAAATAGACGTAAAGAAAAAAGCCATGGTGGAGTGAGAATTTCAGGAACAGAAAATACAATGTACCGTTTTGCAAAATGCTGTAGTCCTTTGCCCGGAGACGAAATAAGGGGATATGTGACAAGAGGTCGTGGAATTGCTATACATAGATCTGATTGTGAAAATTTCCATACATTAATGGAACATGAGCCTGATAGGGAAATTGAAGTATTCTGGGATGAAGAGGAAGTGAACTCGAGTATTGCTAAATATCAGTTTAATTTTACTGTAAAAGCTGTGGACAGAAATGGAATGTTACTTGATATTATAAGAATACTTAATGAATATAAAATGGAGCTGATTAATGTAAACACAAACTATGTGAAAGAGAATGGAAACAGATATGTATTGCTGCATTTTGGAATAATGATAAGAAAAAGGGAAGATTTTGAAAGGCTTGCCAATAACCTTATTTCAATGAAGGATGTAGTAGATATATTAAGAAAATAA
- the tgt gene encoding tRNA guanosine(34) transglycosylase Tgt, whose translation MINTESPVRFTKEAVDGNARAGVIETLHGKINTPVFMPVGTQATVKAMTREELEEINSQIILGNTYHLYLRPGDELINDFGGLHKFMNWDSPILTDSGGFQVFSLGDLRKIEEEGVHFRSHIDGSRHFLSPEKSIFIQNNLGSDIMMVLDECPPGLSTREYMIPSIERTTRWAKRCIEANKNPGKQGLFAIVQGGIYEDLRDKSLEELYKMDKGFAGYAIGGLAVGEPREDMYRILKYITPKMPDNKPRYLMGVGEPLDMLEAVENGVDMMDCVQPTRIGRHGTVFTKYGRLVIKNAVYARDKRPLDQCDCYVCKNYSRSYIRHLFKAEEILGQRLATYHNLYFLLKLMEDTRKAIFEGCFKEFKEEFIRNYTMKKESEWITPMSF comes from the coding sequence ATGATTAATACTGAAAGCCCGGTAAGATTTACAAAAGAGGCAGTTGATGGGAATGCAAGGGCGGGAGTTATAGAAACTCTTCATGGGAAAATAAATACTCCGGTTTTTATGCCTGTAGGTACACAGGCAACAGTAAAAGCAATGACAAGAGAGGAACTGGAAGAAATTAATTCCCAAATAATTTTAGGGAATACTTATCATCTGTATTTAAGACCGGGAGATGAATTGATAAATGATTTTGGGGGACTGCATAAATTTATGAACTGGGATAGCCCCATACTTACTGACAGTGGAGGATTTCAGGTATTTAGTCTGGGGGACTTAAGGAAAATAGAGGAGGAAGGTGTGCACTTTAGATCCCATATAGACGGTTCAAGACATTTTCTTTCTCCCGAAAAATCCATATTTATACAGAATAATCTTGGAAGTGACATAATGATGGTACTTGATGAGTGTCCTCCGGGATTGTCTACAAGGGAATATATGATTCCTTCTATAGAAAGAACTACAAGATGGGCGAAAAGATGTATAGAAGCTAATAAAAATCCCGGAAAACAAGGACTTTTTGCAATAGTTCAAGGAGGGATATATGAAGACTTGAGAGATAAAAGTTTGGAAGAATTGTATAAAATGGATAAGGGATTTGCAGGGTATGCCATAGGAGGTCTTGCAGTGGGGGAGCCGAGAGAAGATATGTATAGAATACTGAAATATATTACTCCGAAAATGCCTGATAATAAACCGAGATATCTTATGGGAGTAGGAGAGCCTCTTGATATGCTTGAAGCTGTAGAAAACGGAGTGGATATGATGGATTGTGTTCAGCCTACAAGGATAGGAAGGCATGGTACGGTATTTACAAAATACGGACGTCTTGTAATAAAAAATGCCGTATATGCAAGAGATAAAAGACCTCTGGATCAGTGTGACTGTTATGTATGTAAAAATTATTCAAGGTCATATATAAGACATCTTTTTAAAGCTGAAGAAATTTTAGGTCAGAGGCTGGCGACATATCATAATCTTTATTTTTTGTTGAAGCTTATGGAAGATACCAGAAAAGCTATTTTTGAAGGATGTTTTAAAGAGTTTAAAGAAGAATTCATAAGAAATTATACTATGAAAAAAGAGAGTGAGTGGATAACTCCCATGTCTTTTTAG
- the accB gene encoding acetyl-CoA carboxylase biotin carboxyl carrier protein, with protein sequence MKEKIKFIKELAKSMNENKLDSLQYEENNFEIQLRKREKEKRTVFYGGAPVNIQSGGSNAAVQETISENTVPVAQLTEAIEEVSGIKIESPMVGTFYIAPSPTSAPFIKEGDNVSEGQTLCIVEAMKLMNEVKSSVSGKIKKIMVKDGEAIKKGQTLVIIE encoded by the coding sequence ATGAAAGAAAAAATAAAGTTTATAAAAGAATTAGCTAAAAGTATGAATGAAAATAAGTTGGACAGTCTGCAATATGAAGAAAATAACTTTGAAATCCAGTTAAGAAAAAGAGAAAAAGAAAAAAGGACTGTTTTTTATGGAGGAGCCCCTGTAAATATTCAGTCAGGAGGAAGTAATGCTGCAGTACAGGAAACTATCTCCGAAAATACTGTACCGGTTGCACAACTAACCGAAGCAATCGAAGAAGTCAGCGGAATAAAAATAGAGTCACCGATGGTAGGGACTTTTTATATAGCTCCGTCACCTACATCGGCACCATTTATAAAAGAAGGAGATAACGTATCTGAAGGTCAGACATTATGTATAGTAGAAGCTATGAAACTTATGAATGAAGTAAAATCTTCAGTCTCGGGAAAGATAAAGAAAATAATGGTGAAAGACGGAGAAGCGATAAAAAAAGGACAGACTTTAGTTATAATAGAATAA